DNA from Candidatus Saccharimonadales bacterium:
CCAGCATTAAAAACACGAATCGGCATTTATCGCACTCACCACACCAAGTTCGACGTCGCGCAGGATCTAGAAAAAACGCACGATTACAACTTGTAAAAACACTATGGTATTTTAAAAGTTCAGAAAACTTTCTAACCACGCGTAGTTCCGAAAACGGCCTAAGTAGCGAAAAATATTTAATATTAGGCGAAACAACCTGCCTGATAGTTTCGCTAATTAGCTTTTCGGCTGTTAAACTTTTTGACCATTGATGGTTAACGTCTATGCCTTCCCAAATAACGTTTCCGACCGACGCCGAACGCTCGTTAGAAAAAACCACACTCGCAGAACCGTTCAAAATTGCCGATATCAGCGCTGCACAAGAATTTATAGCCGTAACCGGTACGTGGCCGTTAAGACCACCGTCCCTGTTAATCTTGACTAATTCTGAGCTGATCTTGCGCGTCACAAGCACGTAAGGCAATTGAGCGGTCTCTACCGTTTTAGTTATCGGTTCAAAAGAATTTACTGAAAATAAAGTAGGCTTAAAGCCTGCCGATTTTAAAGCTTCAAGAGTGACTATAGAATCTTTGCCACCACCCACAGGCACGATTGGTCCATTTTTAAAATCGGATAGCGCTACCGAGTCAAGTTCGACAATTTTTTTGGCAACAATCTTTGGTTCTAACGAACTTAAAAGTTTATTGACATATGCAAACTCAGTCAAACCATTTTTGATAAGTTTCTTTAAAAATATAATCTCTTGCTCGGCTACTGGTGTTAGCACGGTTAAAACTGGCGGAGCTGCTGCTTTATAGTAGCTTAGGCCGGCCGCCAAAAATAATAAACCGGCAGCTTTTTCTACTGCACGGCGCACTTTAGAGTCTTTTGCATTTTCGATATTCGGAAAGATAAATACTTCGGTAAAATCCCATTTTGCCTGATCAGCGACTAAACTGTAGTTTAAGTTTAGTTGGCCAGTAACAAAATCAAAATCGTAAGAAGAATAAACACATTCAGTTATATTTTTTGGATCAAAATTCATAACAATTCTACCTCACGCTTAAATTGTTCGCCCCTGTCTGTAAAATCTTTGAACATATCAAAACTCGGCGCGCCGGGCGACAAAATAACCACATCGCCAGGTTGAGCGCTTTCGCTACATTTTTTTACAATTTGCGCCATTGTAACTTTGTCGCCCAAAACTTCAATTTTGTTGGTCGCGCCTTGGTCGGCAAAAATTTTTTGCAATTTAGCCGAAGTATGGCCGATCAACAAAGCCTTTTTCAAACCAGATTTTAAAACTCGTTGGGCCATTCCATCTAAGCTAAGGTTTCTGTCGAAACCTCCCAACACCATAACTTTTGGCTCGCTAAAAGCTTGAGCAGCTACAACTGCCGCGCCCGGAGCCGACGAAAAACTATCGTCGTAGTATTTAACCCCACCCACTTCGCGGACCAGCTCTATCCTATGCGGCAGCCCTGTAAAATCTTGAATCGCCTGTTTAAGCGCAGTAGCATTTTGAACAATTTGCCAACTAGCCGTCAGGGCAGCGCAAATATTTTCTATGTTGTGCTTGCCGGGAACTTTTACGTCGCCCAGCTTGCAAATAAAAGTTTGGCCAACAAAAATATCATCACCCTTCACATGCGCTGCCTGCATCGATCCGTAAGCAATCTTTTTGCCCGCCGACATATTTGCAATTCGCTCTGAAACATCGTTTTTAGGATTGTAAATAACAACATCATCAGGTTTTTGCCATTTTGCAATATTGGCTTTGGCGGTCATGTATTCTTCAAAATCTTTGTGAACATCAAGATGCTCAGGCTCTATCATCAAAACAACAGCAATGTGCGGACTAATATTTAAGTCCCAAAGTTGAAAACTGCTCAGTTCTAAAACTACAACATGATCGCTTTTTATGTCAGGCAACAAATCTAACATTGGCATACCAATATTGCCCGCCAGGTGAGTTTTTATTCCAGCCTTTTGCAGTAAATCATAAATTAAGGTAGATGTCGTGCCCTTGCCTTTAGTGCCCGTGACGCCAATTATTGGCGCCGGGCAAACTTTAAAAAATTCACGAGTTGCCGAAGTTATTTGACCATCGGTTTTTATCTTACTGGGCCGCAAAGCTGGCACTCGCATAATAATATCGTAGCCATGAAGTTGGCTTAGTGCACCTTTACCGGCTATCAAAGTTACTCCATCGGGCACAGAAAGCTTTGGGTTGTCGCTTTCGTCGAAAATCGTAATATCTGCGCCTTTGGCATCCCAATATTTATAAGCGCTCTCGCCTTCTACTCCGTAACCGACGATCGCTACTTTCATTCAAATAACCCTCCGAGCTGGTTATGCAAATCTTTAAGTTGGCTTTCAGAAACACTTCCAAGACCGCCAAACGCCCAACGCTTACCACCAATCATATCTTCGGTAGCTTTTATAATTGTCGGCTTGTCGACTGCGGCAATCGCTTGCGGACGATTACTATAGTCATCAATATAACCATCAAAATAATAGCGACGCGCATACCAACTTGCGATCGAGCTAACTGTTTGACAACCCATCTGATGTTTGCCTAGCGCAAACTTTTTAGCGGCTTCGATATCCGCCTGAGGAAGGCTTCCGTCTAAAACTTTATTAATTTCTTCTTTTACAATGTCAAAAAGCTTGGGCGCATTTTTTATGCTGACCTGACCACCAAAGTCCCATTCGCTAGCTGAGTCGCTAACTACAAAATCTGACCACATTGAATAAACCAAACCTTTTTCGCGTGCGCGTCCCAAGATCGCTGAGTGCAAAGTCCCAGTTTGCATATGATTTAACGCACTCATGGCATCGAGTTCGTTGTCGGGCAAGCGCCAGTTCGCCTGAATACTTAGCCCAAACATAATATTTTCTACATCTTTGCGCACAATATGAATTGGTTGCACAGCACCCACAAGCTCTTCACGCTTTAATCCGTAACGCTCGCCACGTGGTAAATCCCATTTTTCGAGCAACTTTAAAATCTGTTGTTTGCGGTCTTCTTTTAAGTTTCCCACAATTATAAAACGTAAGTTATCGGTTGTGTGAGTTCGTTTGTAATGCTCTTTTATGTCTTTTAATTTAACTTTGGGCATTAGTTTTACGCGTTCTTCATCAGTAAAAAAGCGTTCGCCACTTTCTTGACCAATCCGCTGCCATAGCACGCGCGAATAGTTATTCAGGTAGCCTGTTAGCTCTTCTTTAACGTTGCCGTACTCGGCGTCGAATTCACTTGGCAAAAAAAGTGGCTTTGTAATTGCGAGACGCAGTAAGTTTAAAACGCGGTCCCATTCAAAATCGGCGCAGTCGGCATTATATCGTAGGCTGGCTGGGCTAGTACTAGCGTTACTGTAGGCGCCGTTTTTTTCGAGTTCGGCGTTAAACTGACGTGAGTTCGGAAAATCCTCGTTTGCGCCTAGAACCATGTGCTCCATAATGTGCGGAGTTTCGTAGATTTGTTCACTTGTACAATAATCGTAGCCTGCTCTAAATTCAAAATCGAAACTCATTACGGTGGCGTTAGGAACGTGAATCAAAAGCCCACGACTACCATTGTTTAAAACTACTTCTTCGGGTGTGTGTTTCATCGGGCGAGTCCAGTTAAATGCTTTTACTATCGTAACATTTTTATAGCACTTCGCCCATTGATAAGTTCTCTTACATCCATCCTGGAGCGAGATGTCGCCCGGGAACTTTGGGATGCGCCCGGACAGCAAAGTGAACACTGCCCGGGCGCTGTCAGTTTTGACCGACTGACGACGGTTTAATCATCGACGAAGGCGCCGCTTTCCTGATCGGGATAGCGAACATCCAGGCCTGAGACGCGGAAGTCAGAGAAGGCCTCGGACATCCAGACCCGATTCTTGCTCGAGGCGCCTACGACCTCCTCTTGCCAGGCGAGCTCGCCGAAGCGAGCCAGGAACGCCGTCTTGACGAACTCGTCCTCATCCAACGAACCCGTGCCGAATTCACGGCCGATCGTCCAGATTTTGAGGGCGTCCATCAGGTGTGGAATCGACAGCTGCACGCCGAAGTCTGGATGAGCCACCAGAGCCCGAAGCGTGTCGTTGTCTGGGTTGCACGCGGCGATGATGCGGAACAGTGCTTCAGCGATGTCGCTGTGATCGGGATCGGAGTCTCCCCGGTCGCCGAAGAAAACCGCATCGCCGCGACCAGCCATGAGCACAACCGCCACATGAAGCGAGTTGTTCGTATCGAACCCATCGCCGCGCGGCACAAGGTGAATGCCGCCAGCGGTCAGGGTTGCGATCCCGAACGGATCACTCTCGTCTGGACCCTCGTACAGGTCCAGTACGACCATGCCGCGGTAGCCGAACTGAGGGCGGCCGAGCGAAACGGCCTTCCCCACCACATCAGCATAGTCCTCGGCTCTGTACTTGCCGGCGTGAATGAGATCCGCGAGGTCGCGGTCCATCACGTAAGCGTCCACGGCAGACTCGAAGTCGGTCTTCAAGTCCAATCGCGCCGCCACTGCTGGAATCTCAGGCTCCGGCAATGCCAAAGCCCCGGTTAGCCGACAAATCACCTCAAATCGGAGGAAATTGTCAGATCTTGCACCCCAGATCATTGCTCTCCCTTCGAGCCGCCGCAGAACTTCTGCAGCAAGCGGATGATCTGATGAATTATAAAATAATAAGCTATGCTTTACAATATAAATTCGTTAGCGCCGCAATGTGCGACGCTATAAACTAATGTTTTTTGTGACGATTTTTGCGTTCTTTTTTGCGTTTTTTACGAAGGTCACTCTTTTTCTTTTTAGAATCATCAACCATCTGCTTTGACTCGCTTGCAGTTTCGAACTTAACCTCTTTTTGTGGTTTACCAAGTTCATTTACACCCTGCTCGACCGAGTTTTCGGCCGCACGCGTAAGCTCAGTATCAAAACTGTCGTCCTGAACACTCGCGGTATCACGTTTAGTTAAATGCAGTAGCGCTCGCACCACTTCCTGGCGTTTTGTTCCTTGTAATTCCTCAAACAATCGTTGAGATTCCTGACGATATTCTACCAACGGATCGCGCTGGCCGATTCCACGCAAGTGAATTCCTTCGCGTAAATGTTGCATGTTCTCTAGGTGACGCATCCACAAAGTATCCAAAACTTGCAGGTAAACCTCACGCTCAACTTTACGCATTAATTCTTCGCCCACTTCGGCTTCTTTGTTTTGATAAAGATTTAAGGCCTCCTCTTCGGCTACATCTGTGCGCTCTTTGTCTTTTTTGGCAGCTTCCATTTTTTTGAGAATTTCATTCGCGACCGGAATTACAGCCTCAAACTCTCCCGCAAAACTTGGGTTTTCTTTTGGTCCAAACGCCGCCAAAAAGTTAGCTTCATCCCTAACCATCTGCTTAACTTCTTCAGATATATCGCCGCCCAGCAAAATATTGCGCCTGATTGTGTAAACCGCGCGCCTATGACGATTCATAACATTGTCATATTGCACTACGTTTTTGCGAGCATCAAAGTTAAAGCCTTCAACCTTTTTTTGCGCATTCTCTAAAGTTTTGCTCACGGCTTTGTTTTGAATTGGCGTTTCCTCATCTACACCTAATCTATCCATCAGTGTGCGGATTCGCTCACCCTGGAAAATTCGCATCAAATCGTCTTCTGTCGAAACGTAGAATTGAGTCAAACCGGGGTCACCCTGACGACCACAACGTCCACGCAACTGATTGTCAATTCGGCGCGATTCGTGACGCTCTGACCCGATGACGACCAAACCACCTAGTTCTTTAACTTCCGGCGCAAGCACGATATCCGTTCCGCGGCCGGCAATGTTAGTCGCCAAAGTCACGGCACCTCTTTGACCAGCTTTAGCAATGATCGAGGCTTCGCTCTCGTTGTTTTTGGCGTTCAATGTTTGATGTACGACCCCAGCTTTTGTGAGCGCCTTGCTAAGAGCTTCGTTCTTTTCGATCGAAACAGATCCAATTAACACCGGTCGCCCCAGTTTATTGTACTCTTTTACAGTCTCAACAATCGCCTTAAACTTACCAACTTCGGTTTTAAAAATCATGTCGGTTTTATCTTCGCGGATCACGGGTTTGTTGGCCGGAATCTGAATCACATCAAGACCATAAATCTGCTGAAATTCTTCAGCCTCGGTGTAAGCCGTTCCTGTCATTCCCGAAAGTTTGTTGTAAAGTCTAAAGTAGTTCTGGAAGCTGATCGTCGCCAAAGTCATGCTTTCCTGCAAAACTGGCACACCTTCTTTAGCCTCGATAGCCTGGTGCAACCCTTCGTTGTACCTACGGCCATGCATTAAACGACCGGTAAATTCATCTACAATTACGACCTCTTTTTCTACTGTTACAACGTAGTTTTTGTCGCGCTTAAATAAAGTTTGCGCTCGCAGCGCCTGGTTCATGTGATAAACCGCGCGAACGTTCTCGGGCGCGTAAAAGTTAGCTATTCCAAGCAATTTCTCTACCTTTTCTACGCCTTCGTCGGTCAGGTTTACTGCGTGGCGCTTTTCGTCCAAAACGTAGTCAGCCGGTACAAGTTTTTTCGCAATCGCCGCAAAGCTTGCGTAGTTATTGCCACTGTCGCTGGATGGCGCGCTGATAATTAGCGGCGTCCGAGCTTCATCGATTAAAATGCTGTCAACCTCATCCACGATCGCAAAGTTTAGTTCGCGCTGACGCAGCTCATCAACTTCGTTAACCATGTTGTCGCGCAGATAATCAAAACCAAACTCGTTATTTGTGCCGTAGGTAATATCTGCGGCGTAGGCTTCTTTACGAGTGCAAGGGCGAAGTTTTTTCATCCTTGGGTCGTCGTGGGCTTCGTTTTCAAACGTAGGATCGTAAATAAATGACTGATCTGGTATAACCACCGCTACGCTCATACCCAAAAAATCGTAAACCGGACCCATCCAGCCAGCGTCACGTTGCGCCAAGTAATCGTTTACGGTTACAACGTGGACACCTTTACCGGTTAGTGCGTTTAAGTAGGTTGGCAAAGTGGCAACTAAAGTCTTACCTTCACCAGTTTTCATTTCTGCGACGTTGCCCTCGTGCAAGGCCATTCCACCTATTAATTGCACGTCAAAATGGCGCATTTTAAGCGTGCGACTAGAGGCCTCGCGCACTGTAGCGAAGGCGTCTGGCAAAATGTCTTCTAGGGTTTTATTTTTGGCAAGCTGCTCTTTTAAAACCTTAGTTTGCTTTTTAAGATCGCTGTCGTTAAGCTTTTCGTATTTACTACTTAACGAATTAATCGTCGCAACCTTCTTACGCAAACGGCGCAAAATTTTAGCTTGTGGGTCTCCAAAAATTTTTGTCAAAAACTGTCGCATATTTGTCTCCAAGTTAAAGGGAAGAATCCTTAATAGTATACCCACATTTAGCACTGAATGGAATGGTCTGCCAACAATAGCCGCCTAATAGATTACGGGGCATAATTGAGCATTTCTACGCCACAGCTACCCCAAAAATCTTGCTCGTAATCTTCGCAAAATATTAGGATGAGTAGTTTTTAAATGAGCCACATGCTCTTGTTTATACTTTACGAACTGATTTTTTATTTTCTGTTCAACTATATCTACAGCGGCAAACATATTCATTGTCGATTCTTTGGCGGCAATTTGCTTATCGGGAACGGTCACAACAATTTCGCATTCGTATTTATTGCCCAAACGATTATTGGTTTGGCGCAATTTAACCTCTGCATGAGCGGTTTTGCGAGCATGTCGCGGCAAATACTTATCGAGTGAGCCAATTTTTTTGCGAGCATATTTTTTAATATCCGCGCCCAAATCTAGGTTAACCCCAGTAATTTCGATTTGTGTTAGCATATTCCCCTTTAAATTTTAGTTTTGCCGCCCATGTAAGGTCGTAAAACTTCCGGTACGGCTACGTTGCCATCTTTGTCTTGGTTGTTTTCGATTATCGCAATCAGTGGGCGCATCGACAAAACTGTAGCATCGTTAGTATGAACAAGCTCGACGTCGCCATTTTTTAGGCGGACGCGAGTTTGCAAGCTTCGAGCCTGAAAATCTGTAATATAGTCGGCGGTGTGAGTTTCACGATATTTGTTCTGGCCGGGTAGCCAGCAGTCGATATCGACACCTGTCGCGTTCGGTCCACCAATATCGTAGGTGCATTTTTGCACCACGCGATAAGGCAGCTTCAGTTGCTGTATTAGATACTCCTGGATTGCAACCATGAGCTTATGCTCTTCAAGGCCGGTTTCGGCGGTCGTAAAACTTTCGGCTTCTAGCTTATCAAACTGATGTAAGCGGAAGATTCCTTCCATATCTTTGCCATAAGTTCCAGCCTCACGCCTAAAAGAAGTTGAATATGCGATATAACGGATCGGTAACTCGGCCTCAGGCAAGATTTCGTCCATGTACATTGGGCACATGCTGTGCTCGGCGCTAGCGTTCAGCCAAATTTCATCATCGGCAAGTTTGTAAGTTGTTTCCTCGGCATTTAATCGACCAGTGGCTTCGTATACGTCAGTTTTGATCACCGCCGGTGGCATAACTGGCGTAAACGGTTTGGTCGAAACTCTTAGGCCATTCTGCTCAACAATTTTTTTAATAACCACCTCGTCAGTCATCACATCAATCGCCCAGTCAACAACTGCGCGCTGAAGCTTAACAAGGTCACCTTTTACATACGCAAAGCGGCTTCCTGCAACTTTTGCGGCACGTTCTTTGTCGATCCAACCTTTAGCCACGCCAATTTCGTTGTGGTTTTTAGGTTCAAAATCAAATTTAGTCGGTTCGCCTACGGTTTTTGTAATTACGTTTTCGTCTTCGCTCGCGCCGACCGGAACGTCCGCAAGCGGCATGTTTGGAACTTTTTTAAGCTCTACCAAAAACTCTTTATCTAAAACTGTAAATTCGTCCTCGAGTTTTGAAAGCTGATTCTTAAGCTCGCGGCCTTCGGTTAATTGCTCCTCTGTTGGCTTACCTTGTTTTAACGTAGCAGCATGTTCATTACGTTTTTTGCGTAGAGTTTCTATTTTTGCGCTCAATTCGCGACGCGAACTATCTAGCTTAAGTAAATGTTTAACGTCTACTTTATAGCCTTTTTGTTCAGACTTTTTTTGCACTTCTTCGGCGTGCTCGCGAATATAACGGATGTCTAGCATGGGGTTAATTATACTATGATTTAAGGAGTTTAGGAATCATTTACAACCTTGGCAGCTCCGAGTATGGCACGTGACAAGCGCCTAGCCCAGTTTTTTCGGTGTATTTTTGGTGATATTCTTCGGCTCGATAAAACTCACTAGCTTTTGTAATCTCGGTAGCCAGGGGCACTTTAAAATCTTTTTGAACCATTGCTTTTACTTGTTCTGCGACATTTTTCTGATCATCATTTATGTAAAATATTGCGCTACGATAATTATCGCCGATGTCTGGGCCCTGACCATCGACTTGCGTTGGATCGTGCATTCTAAAGAATTGCCGCAAAATATCTTTATAGCTAATCTTGTTAGCGTCAAAGTCAATTTTGACGGCTTCAGCATGTCCAGTATCGTGCTGACAAACTTGATCGTAGGTTGGATTTTTAGTATGACCGCCAGTGTACCCAACCTCGGTTTCCATTACCCCGGGAACTTGATCAAAATAAGCCTGGACTCCCCAAAAGCAGCCGGCTGCTAAAATTGCTGTTTGTTTATTCATATATTAATTAAATCACCGTAATGCTCTTGCTGCTAGTATAACAGCCAGTACGCCGATTATGTTAAGTAGAAAACAGATGAACAAGATATAACGGCGCTTAAAACGCGAAATTCCCATCAGACTTAAGCCAACTTCGTCGGGGATTGGCGTAGCAATTATAAAGGCACCGATTAAAAATAAGATCCACGTAGTAAATCGGTGTCGCATGACTTTAACCAAGCTTGGAACTCGAAACTTTTTGAATAATGGTCGTAGCTCGGCAAAAACTTTTTCGTCATAAAATTTTAGCGCAATCCAGTCGCCTGCTGTTGACCCAGTGGCGATTACTAATGCCAAAAGGTACGGCTCGTATTTACTGGAAAGATCTATCATCAAAACTATGGCTGGAGCGGCGGTAAAAAACGACACCGAAAGTAGACCCGCAATAAAGCCTCCAAGATAACCAAAACTTTCTATATAGCTAAAAATACTGCTTAAGAATACGCTGTCTAGAAGCAGAATAAATAATATAATTACCAGCATGGCTAAAGTTGAATGCTTGTATTCATAGCCGAGCCACCACTTATTGAGCTTTTTTAGTAATGGTTTTTTGCGCGCTCGTTTGCTCATACATCTTATTATAAGTAAAAATGCTTGTGTTATAAATGTTTGCTTTTTGCAAATAAAATTATATAATTTTTTTTAGGTACTACATCGGGAGGATGAATGACCGAAAAGGCCGAGGGCATCGAGGAGAACGTGAACGTCTTCCGCAAGTTCGTGGGAGATTCGTTCATGAACTACGTCGAGCTCCACTTTAACCGCGGAGGACTCGATGGACTGCAGCGTGCGCTTGAACCTCAGTCGCGCGAGAAGCTGGCAGCCTACCTGAGCGCCAACTACAACGCAGTTCGACAGCAAGGCTGGCCGCGGTTCGGCGAGGTCGTACACACGACCATCAACAACCTGACAGTCCACCTGCTGGAGCTGTTGGACGACCCATCCAGTAATGCCTACCCCCTGTCCCTCAAAGAACTCGGAGTATCTCCGCTCGCGATCGTCACACACATCATGACGGCGATCCGAAACCCATTCCCCTTCTACCCGTAAAAACCCTGCGAGGGGCGGCCCGAAATCTCGTGGCCACCCCTCGCACACCAACTAGTCAAGCAATTTTTTTAACGCAATTTCAAACGCCGCTTGCTTTAAACTGACATTATTTTTACTGGCGTATCTTATAGTCTTTTGAGTAGCTGCCGAAATGACTTCATCTAATTTTTGGTTAACTGATAGCTCCGTCCAAGTCTCGCCAGCCAGGTTTTGCTGCCATTCCAAGCAAGACACAGTAACGCCACCAGCATTTGCAATTACATCTGGCAAAATTACCTTTTTACGCTCAATTAAGGTGTCCTCAGCCTGCTTGCTAATCGGGCCATTTGCAAGTTCAACGATAAAATCTGCCCTAACTTTATCGACATTCTCTTTTGTAACTGCATCCTCAAGCGCGGCCAAAACCAAGATATCGGCTTGCACACCGATAATCTCGCTGCTTGGTAAAATCTTGGCATTTTTTAAATCATCTAAATCTTCTGGCTGCGGTATGCTTTTTTGACGACCCTCAACATTTATGCCATCGGAATTAACCCATGTGTTTTTACTGTTTGCTATAGCAATAAGTTTTAAATTTGGCGCGACTTTCTTGATCGATTCCGCAAAAAAATAGCCCACATTCCCAAAGCCTTGCAAGGCGACCGTTAGCGGCGAGTTTAGCAAATTCTTGCTCTTTAAAAATTCACGCAGGCTTATCGCACCACCCAAGCCAGTAGCGGCTTCGCGCCCTTCGCTGCCCCCGTACTTAGTTGATTTACCCGTAAAACTTGCCGCATCTTTTTTGCCGATGGTTTTCTCAAACTCATCTACCATCCAGTCTATGATTTGCGCATTAGTATTAACATCTGGCGCCGGAACATCTTTGTCCGATCCTATATGTGGCGCCAAGTGCCGGGCATAAGCTCGCGATAATTCTTCGATTTCATCTGCGCTCAGAGTCTTAGGGTCAACAACAACCCCGCCCTTGCCTCCGCCAAGCGGCAGTCCAACTGCGGCGGTTTTTAAACTCATTAAAGTTGCGAGTGCGCGAACTTCATCTAAGTTTACCTGTTTATGAAACCTGACTCCGCCCTTGAACGGCCCCAACTTATTACTATGCTGCACTCTATAGGCTGTAAATTTTTTGCCATTTTTAAGTTCAATTTCAAAAATATGCTCAGCTTCGGCCTCCAGCAACGCCTGAATTTTTTGTTCGCTGTACCCCAAGCGAGTCGCGGCCTCACGAATATTTTGCTGAGCGGTTTCTAACATAACTCTCCTTTTGCTGAACTAATAGTACTCCGATTTTGCTGCGAAACAAACAATTACCAGCCCCCTCCGCCGCCACCTCCACCACCGCCGCCCGAGAACCCACCCGAGCCGCCGCTGCCGCCAGAACTCGGAGGCGCGAAACTCGCAGCGCTCGCCGACTCGAAGCTCGAAAGTGTACTTGCAAAAACCACCGAGTTAAACGTCGTTGATCCACTATACCAGCTCGGCTCCTGTTCATATAAGTGCGCCAGTTGTTTTGCCCATTCCTTTTCAATCCCAAATAACATTGCGTATGGCAGTAGTCGTTCGTAAAGTTTTACTAATTGCTTTTTATCGTCAACGTTTACTTTTTCGGTTAAAGTTCCTTGGGGACTTTGCAAAACTTTAATTCGCTCTGCTTCGGCCA
Protein-coding regions in this window:
- the serS gene encoding serine--tRNA ligase, whose protein sequence is MLDIRYIREHAEEVQKKSEQKGYKVDVKHLLKLDSSRRELSAKIETLRKKRNEHAATLKQGKPTEEQLTEGRELKNQLSKLEDEFTVLDKEFLVELKKVPNMPLADVPVGASEDENVITKTVGEPTKFDFEPKNHNEIGVAKGWIDKERAAKVAGSRFAYVKGDLVKLQRAVVDWAIDVMTDEVVIKKIVEQNGLRVSTKPFTPVMPPAVIKTDVYEATGRLNAEETTYKLADDEIWLNASAEHSMCPMYMDEILPEAELPIRYIAYSTSFRREAGTYGKDMEGIFRLHQFDKLEAESFTTAETGLEEHKLMVAIQEYLIQQLKLPYRVVQKCTYDIGGPNATGVDIDCWLPGQNKYRETHTADYITDFQARSLQTRVRLKNGDVELVHTNDATVLSMRPLIAIIENNQDKDGNVAVPEVLRPYMGGKTKI
- a CDS encoding insulinase family protein — protein: MKHTPEEVVLNNGSRGLLIHVPNATVMSFDFEFRAGYDYCTSEQIYETPHIMEHMVLGANEDFPNSRQFNAELEKNGAYSNASTSPASLRYNADCADFEWDRVLNLLRLAITKPLFLPSEFDAEYGNVKEELTGYLNNYSRVLWQRIGQESGERFFTDEERVKLMPKVKLKDIKEHYKRTHTTDNLRFIIVGNLKEDRKQQILKLLEKWDLPRGERYGLKREELVGAVQPIHIVRKDVENIMFGLSIQANWRLPDNELDAMSALNHMQTGTLHSAILGRAREKGLVYSMWSDFVVSDSASEWDFGGQVSIKNAPKLFDIVKEEINKVLDGSLPQADIEAAKKFALGKHQMGCQTVSSIASWYARRYYFDGYIDDYSNRPQAIAAVDKPTIIKATEDMIGGKRWAFGGLGSVSESQLKDLHNQLGGLFE
- a CDS encoding Glu/Leu/Phe/Val dehydrogenase translates to MLETAQQNIREAATRLGYSEQKIQALLEAEAEHIFEIELKNGKKFTAYRVQHSNKLGPFKGGVRFHKQVNLDEVRALATLMSLKTAAVGLPLGGGKGGVVVDPKTLSADEIEELSRAYARHLAPHIGSDKDVPAPDVNTNAQIIDWMVDEFEKTIGKKDAASFTGKSTKYGGSEGREAATGLGGAISLREFLKSKNLLNSPLTVALQGFGNVGYFFAESIKKVAPNLKLIAIANSKNTWVNSDGINVEGRQKSIPQPEDLDDLKNAKILPSSEIIGVQADILVLAALEDAVTKENVDKVRADFIVELANGPISKQAEDTLIERKKVILPDVIANAGGVTVSCLEWQQNLAGETWTELSVNQKLDEVISAATQKTIRYASKNNVSLKQAAFEIALKKLLD
- the msrA gene encoding peptide-methionine (S)-S-oxide reductase MsrA encodes the protein MNKQTAILAAGCFWGVQAYFDQVPGVMETEVGYTGGHTKNPTYDQVCQHDTGHAEAVKIDFDANKISYKDILRQFFRMHDPTQVDGQGPDIGDNYRSAIFYINDDQKNVAEQVKAMVQKDFKVPLATEITKASEFYRAEEYHQKYTEKTGLGACHVPYSELPRL
- the raiA gene encoding ribosome-associated translation inhibitor RaiA; this translates as MLTQIEITGVNLDLGADIKKYARKKIGSLDKYLPRHARKTAHAEVKLRQTNNRLGNKYECEIVVTVPDKQIAAKESTMNMFAAVDIVEQKIKNQFVKYKQEHVAHLKTTHPNILRRLRARFLG
- the murD gene encoding UDP-N-acetylmuramoyl-L-alanine--D-glutamate ligase; translation: MKVAIVGYGVEGESAYKYWDAKGADITIFDESDNPKLSVPDGVTLIAGKGALSQLHGYDIIMRVPALRPSKIKTDGQITSATREFFKVCPAPIIGVTGTKGKGTTSTLIYDLLQKAGIKTHLAGNIGMPMLDLLPDIKSDHVVVLELSSFQLWDLNISPHIAVVLMIEPEHLDVHKDFEEYMTAKANIAKWQKPDDVVIYNPKNDVSERIANMSAGKKIAYGSMQAAHVKGDDIFVGQTFICKLGDVKVPGKHNIENICAALTASWQIVQNATALKQAIQDFTGLPHRIELVREVGGVKYYDDSFSSAPGAAVVAAQAFSEPKVMVLGGFDRNLSLDGMAQRVLKSGLKKALLIGHTSAKLQKIFADQGATNKIEVLGDKVTMAQIVKKCSESAQPGDVVILSPGAPSFDMFKDFTDRGEQFKREVELL
- the secA gene encoding preprotein translocase subunit SecA, with the translated sequence MRQFLTKIFGDPQAKILRRLRKKVATINSLSSKYEKLNDSDLKKQTKVLKEQLAKNKTLEDILPDAFATVREASSRTLKMRHFDVQLIGGMALHEGNVAEMKTGEGKTLVATLPTYLNALTGKGVHVVTVNDYLAQRDAGWMGPVYDFLGMSVAVVIPDQSFIYDPTFENEAHDDPRMKKLRPCTRKEAYAADITYGTNNEFGFDYLRDNMVNEVDELRQRELNFAIVDEVDSILIDEARTPLIISAPSSDSGNNYASFAAIAKKLVPADYVLDEKRHAVNLTDEGVEKVEKLLGIANFYAPENVRAVYHMNQALRAQTLFKRDKNYVVTVEKEVVIVDEFTGRLMHGRRYNEGLHQAIEAKEGVPVLQESMTLATISFQNYFRLYNKLSGMTGTAYTEAEEFQQIYGLDVIQIPANKPVIREDKTDMIFKTEVGKFKAIVETVKEYNKLGRPVLIGSVSIEKNEALSKALTKAGVVHQTLNAKNNESEASIIAKAGQRGAVTLATNIAGRGTDIVLAPEVKELGGLVVIGSERHESRRIDNQLRGRCGRQGDPGLTQFYVSTEDDLMRIFQGERIRTLMDRLGVDEETPIQNKAVSKTLENAQKKVEGFNFDARKNVVQYDNVMNRHRRAVYTIRRNILLGGDISEEVKQMVRDEANFLAAFGPKENPSFAGEFEAVIPVANEILKKMEAAKKDKERTDVAEEEALNLYQNKEAEVGEELMRKVEREVYLQVLDTLWMRHLENMQHLREGIHLRGIGQRDPLVEYRQESQRLFEELQGTKRQEVVRALLHLTKRDTASVQDDSFDTELTRAAENSVEQGVNELGKPQKEVKFETASESKQMVDDSKKKKSDLRKKRKKERKNRHKKH